A section of the Amycolatopsis sp. AA4 genome encodes:
- a CDS encoding DUF4239 domain-containing protein, which produces MNVYVTGVFWVVGGAIVAAVIGYLVRRFGWDEGRRDNNDAAGQVFTIVGGLHAVLVAFVLISLFDAVTATREGSYTEAEGLVAATWSAQALPGDTGEQVRRLAIAYATTVSKQEWPRLVDDGPVPDTGWTQLDQMRRVVANAQASDDWTNDRKKDAAAQLWQVYQARQTRLTGAETDGVGAVMWFALVLGSVISILLPNLFGGTRMAAHLVIVSTLAGTIVLLLYAIYQLQNPYAGGANVHPDAFTTAISRLG; this is translated from the coding sequence ATGAACGTCTACGTGACCGGGGTGTTCTGGGTCGTCGGCGGGGCGATCGTCGCCGCGGTGATCGGCTATCTCGTGCGGCGCTTCGGCTGGGACGAGGGCCGCCGCGACAACAACGACGCCGCGGGCCAGGTGTTCACCATCGTCGGCGGGCTGCACGCGGTGCTGGTCGCGTTCGTGCTGATCTCGCTCTTCGACGCCGTCACGGCCACGCGCGAGGGTTCCTACACCGAGGCCGAGGGCCTGGTCGCCGCCACCTGGTCGGCGCAGGCGCTGCCCGGCGACACCGGCGAGCAGGTGCGGCGCCTGGCCATCGCGTACGCGACGACGGTCTCCAAGCAGGAGTGGCCCCGGCTCGTCGACGACGGCCCGGTCCCCGACACCGGCTGGACCCAGCTCGACCAGATGCGCCGCGTGGTCGCCAACGCGCAGGCCAGCGACGACTGGACGAACGACCGGAAGAAGGACGCCGCCGCCCAGCTCTGGCAGGTCTACCAGGCCCGCCAGACCCGGCTCACCGGCGCGGAAACCGACGGCGTCGGCGCGGTCATGTGGTTCGCGCTCGTCCTCGGCAGCGTCATCTCGATCCTGCTGCCGAACCTCTTCGGCGGCACGCGGATGGCGGCGCACCTGGTGATCGTGTCGACGCTGGCCGGCACGATCGTCCTGCTGCTGTATGCGATCTATCAGCTGCAGAACCCTTATGCCGGCGGCGCGAACGTGCATCCGGACGCGTTCACCACGGCGATCTCGCGGCTCGGCTGA
- a CDS encoding esterase-like activity of phytase family protein produces MKRVKIGLVAGALVLPLAAAGPAEAKGHPGDHYRVRAGQTLQVRGDAQRDGAVVRHTDPGHGALTIGPDGSFRYTPAAGFTGRDTFTYTVSDAVRLYPTDLPPLGTVGGVKITGGGYGSALTPVPGERDEFYGLTDRGPNVDGPDGSKVEPLPSFTPAIGKFRLKGGKAVLERTIPLRAADGSPYNGQVNTLANTGETIVDLAGKKLPASPNGYDSEGLVAPRDGTFWVSDEYGPFITHFRADGRAIERLSPFDGSLPQELKNRVPNKGMEGLALTPDGRTLVGIMQSALQQPDLTKKPSKVPALRIVTVDLKTRATHEYAYLLDNPDETGTAVSEITALSSTRFLVDERDGKAEPGAYKKLFEIDLSKATDLGPAAKVPGATYDAAKGGLLVDGGKSIEAYVGKATTAEAADALAKVGMTPVAKKLFLDVGGLVTGLDPSGGFFGHDKVEGVATTDGGRTVVISNDSDFGIDGVANSAAPYALHAKTQPNGRPDDGEYLQVDLAKLPARTRTLTVTVDVR; encoded by the coding sequence ATGAAACGCGTGAAGATCGGGCTGGTCGCCGGGGCGCTGGTGCTGCCGCTGGCCGCTGCGGGCCCGGCCGAGGCCAAGGGGCACCCGGGCGACCATTACCGGGTGCGGGCCGGGCAAACGCTGCAGGTACGCGGCGACGCGCAGCGCGACGGCGCGGTAGTGCGGCACACCGATCCGGGACACGGCGCGCTGACCATCGGCCCGGACGGCTCGTTCCGCTACACGCCCGCCGCCGGGTTCACCGGGCGCGACACGTTCACTTACACCGTGAGCGACGCCGTCCGGCTGTACCCGACGGACTTGCCGCCACTCGGCACCGTCGGCGGCGTCAAGATCACCGGCGGCGGATACGGGTCCGCGCTCACTCCGGTGCCGGGCGAGCGCGACGAGTTCTACGGGCTCACCGACCGCGGCCCGAACGTCGACGGTCCGGACGGGTCCAAAGTGGAACCGCTCCCGTCGTTCACGCCCGCCATCGGCAAATTCCGGCTCAAGGGCGGGAAAGCCGTGCTGGAGCGGACCATTCCGCTGCGCGCGGCCGACGGTTCGCCGTACAACGGCCAGGTCAACACGTTGGCGAACACCGGCGAGACCATCGTGGACCTCGCCGGGAAGAAACTGCCCGCGTCGCCGAACGGCTACGACTCCGAGGGCTTGGTCGCCCCACGCGACGGGACGTTCTGGGTTTCGGACGAGTACGGCCCGTTCATCACGCACTTCCGCGCGGACGGCCGCGCGATCGAGCGGCTCTCGCCGTTCGACGGTTCGCTGCCGCAGGAGCTGAAGAACCGCGTGCCGAACAAGGGCATGGAGGGCCTCGCGCTCACGCCGGACGGCCGGACGCTCGTCGGCATCATGCAGTCCGCGCTGCAGCAGCCGGACCTCACGAAGAAGCCCAGCAAGGTACCCGCGCTGCGGATCGTCACTGTCGACCTGAAGACCCGCGCCACGCACGAGTACGCCTACCTGCTCGACAACCCCGACGAGACCGGCACCGCGGTCTCCGAGATCACCGCGCTCTCGTCGACCCGGTTCCTCGTGGACGAGCGCGACGGCAAGGCCGAACCCGGCGCGTACAAGAAGCTGTTCGAGATCGACCTGAGCAAGGCGACCGACCTCGGACCGGCGGCGAAGGTGCCCGGCGCGACGTACGACGCGGCCAAAGGCGGGCTTCTCGTGGACGGCGGCAAGAGCATCGAGGCGTACGTCGGCAAGGCCACCACCGCGGAGGCTGCGGACGCGTTGGCGAAGGTCGGGATGACGCCAGTGGCGAAGAAGCTGTTCCTCGACGTCGGCGGCCTGGTGACCGGGCTTGACCCGAGCGGGGGCTTCTTCGGGCACGACAAGGTCGAAGGCGTCGCGACGACCGACGGCGGCCGCACCGTGGTGATCAGCAACGACAGCGACTTCGGCATCGACGGGGTCGCGAACTCGGCGGCTCCCTACGCCCTGCACGCCAAGACCCAGCCGAACGGCCGGCCGGACGACGGCGAGTACCTGCAGGTGGACCTGGCGAAGCTGCCGGCGCGGACGCGCACGCTGACGGTGACCGTCGACGTGCGCTGA
- a CDS encoding autoinducer 2 ABC transporter substrate-binding protein: MRGRTKTLVLGAALVATAAAVAASCSPVLSDSAPEPAKIAFVPKIGGIPYFDAMNAGGMLASRRLGAKWSLHAPASLDPAAQTAILRQLIAERVDVIAVAPNDPAELAPTIAEAREKGIHVLTTDTDAADSQREVFVNQTTADGIGSALVDSLMKKTDGAGEYAIVSCGRAAANLNSWIEAEKTYAAQRYPQAKLVETVYAGEDTTTATKLAKEILNRHPKLTGMIGQCTTATPGIARAVRDQQKIGQVFTVGTGTPQTMKPYLVDGSCSMTVLWNVESLGYLTAWTAEQLATGTPLRPKNNVSPELPAVHYDAATRTVLLGDPLLITQNNVDQFKY; encoded by the coding sequence ATGCGAGGGCGGACCAAAACGCTCGTGCTGGGTGCGGCGCTCGTGGCGACCGCGGCGGCGGTGGCGGCCAGTTGCTCGCCGGTCCTGTCCGACTCGGCTCCGGAGCCGGCGAAAATCGCCTTCGTGCCGAAAATCGGCGGCATCCCGTACTTCGACGCGATGAACGCCGGCGGCATGCTGGCCTCCCGGCGGCTCGGGGCGAAGTGGTCGCTGCACGCCCCGGCGTCGCTCGACCCGGCCGCGCAGACGGCGATCCTGCGGCAGCTCATCGCCGAACGCGTGGACGTCATCGCGGTCGCCCCGAACGATCCGGCGGAGCTGGCCCCGACGATCGCGGAGGCGCGGGAGAAGGGCATCCACGTGCTCACCACGGACACCGACGCCGCCGATTCGCAGCGCGAGGTCTTCGTCAACCAGACGACGGCCGACGGCATCGGTTCGGCGCTGGTCGACTCGCTGATGAAGAAGACCGACGGCGCCGGCGAGTACGCGATCGTCTCGTGCGGGCGCGCCGCGGCGAACCTGAACTCGTGGATCGAAGCCGAGAAAACGTATGCGGCGCAACGCTATCCGCAAGCGAAGCTGGTCGAGACGGTGTACGCCGGCGAGGACACCACCACCGCCACGAAGCTGGCGAAGGAGATCCTCAACCGGCATCCGAAGCTCACCGGCATGATCGGCCAGTGCACCACGGCGACGCCCGGCATCGCGCGAGCGGTGCGTGATCAGCAGAAGATCGGCCAGGTGTTCACGGTCGGCACCGGGACGCCGCAGACGATGAAGCCGTATCTGGTCGACGGTTCCTGTTCCATGACGGTGCTGTGGAACGTCGAATCCCTCGGCTATCTCACCGCGTGGACCGCCGAGCAGCTCGCGACCGGCACCCCGCTCCGGCCCAAGAACAACGTGAGCCCGGAACTTCCCGCGGTGCACTACGACGCGGCCACCCGGACCGTGCTGCTCGGCGATCCCCTGCTGATCACGCAGAACAACGTGGATCAGTTCAAGTACTGA
- a CDS encoding DUF4396 domain-containing protein: MNEHQHGASWSTAAQATLHCLTGCAIGEVLGMVLGTAFGLHNAATVVLSIVLAFVFGYALTMRGVLKSGLALGAAFKVALAADTVSIAVMEVIDNTVVEAIPGAMDAGLSSGLFWLSLALSLAIAFVVTVPVNKWMIGRGRGHAVVHAHHQH, from the coding sequence ATGAACGAACACCAGCACGGAGCGTCTTGGTCCACCGCCGCCCAGGCGACGCTGCACTGCCTCACCGGCTGTGCCATCGGCGAAGTGCTCGGCATGGTTCTCGGCACCGCGTTCGGCCTGCACAACGCGGCCACTGTGGTGCTGTCCATCGTGCTGGCGTTCGTCTTCGGCTACGCCCTCACCATGCGCGGCGTGCTCAAGTCGGGCCTCGCGCTCGGCGCCGCCTTCAAGGTCGCGCTCGCCGCGGACACGGTGTCGATCGCGGTCATGGAGGTCATCGACAACACGGTCGTCGAGGCGATCCCGGGTGCGATGGACGCGGGCCTGTCGAGCGGATTGTTCTGGCTGTCGCTGGCGTTGTCGCTCGCGATCGCCTTCGTGGTGACGGTTCCGGTCAACAAGTGGATGATCGGCCGCGGTCGTGGGCACGCGGTCGTGCATGCCCACCACCAGCACTGA
- a CDS encoding BTAD domain-containing putative transcriptional regulator, which translates to MISLTFRILGPLEVVAEGRAVPLGGPKPRLLLAALALQPNIVVSTEALVEVLWPTTAPRSAAANIRTYVHSLRRRLAETSPDLADRITSRASGYLLTVPEDELDHLVFTKLAKEAWESQDDPEAALALLDQAHSLWRGEVLEGLPHDPTWGPTVARLDELRLAVQEQRLRARLALGRHNEVIAELRALVTEHPLREELWHHLITALRDAGRTTEAAEAYELVEQTLADELSASPGAALRELRTTLEVPCGKVPPICQLPLDLPDFTGRGEVTERLVAKLRHHAEAERPAVVVLSGPPGIGKSSIAVRVAHAVRTVFPDGQLHVDLAGTSSSPRSPMSVLAELLRALGIPDSGLPRDLAERAALLRSQLTGRRMCVVLDDAGSAAQVRPLLPGAGACAVLVTSRIRLPDLAGAVPVDVDLLPEPEAARLLEGIVGHERVAAEPEDAAAILRQCGHLPLAIRVAGAKLTHRPAWSLRILADRLHDEHRRLDELRVGDLAVRASVTLSYDLLPMSAAAAFRRLGALGPVQFPAWAVAAVLGRQSADDVLDVLVDAHLVELVATDVAGQPRYRLHDLLRVYAAELAEPDETRAALGRVLEGYLALAVEAAERMPIHFFGQYHDDTDLTLPPEADRLLTDPAAWFAAERATCVAAVGLAAEHGFDDLTWRLTVALTPYFDLRGHQDDWHATHLIALEAARRAGAIRGEAVVQRNLGQVLLYQDNDADAMVAFEAARELYQQIGDQQGLGEAYAGLGTVLRMQGQTDRALEPCHEALRLFGEAGDPHGEAVIRIAIGSIWVARKCYATARRWYTDALELSCEIGDRHREAHALQRLGLLHQREGNLAEAREHVTRAIAVFTDLGDDHCVGYANQNLGELCLYSGDLAHAQLLLVNSLSVHRRNGDRRSEAHASQLLGELHSALSQPERSRSYAERARAIRRELSADAPADERPRKTGPHRIVSA; encoded by the coding sequence TTGATTTCGCTGACCTTCCGGATCCTGGGGCCGCTGGAGGTCGTCGCCGAGGGCAGGGCCGTACCGCTGGGCGGCCCGAAGCCCAGGCTGCTGCTGGCCGCACTGGCCCTGCAACCCAACATCGTCGTCTCCACCGAGGCCCTGGTCGAAGTCCTCTGGCCGACCACCGCCCCGCGCTCCGCGGCCGCCAACATCCGCACCTACGTCCACTCCCTCCGCAGACGCCTCGCGGAGACCTCCCCCGACCTGGCCGACCGCATCACCAGCCGTGCCTCCGGTTATCTCCTCACGGTCCCGGAAGACGAACTGGACCACCTGGTCTTCACGAAACTCGCCAAAGAAGCCTGGGAATCCCAAGACGACCCGGAAGCCGCCCTGGCCCTGCTGGACCAAGCGCACTCCCTCTGGCGCGGCGAGGTACTGGAAGGCCTCCCGCACGATCCCACCTGGGGCCCGACCGTCGCCCGCCTCGACGAACTGCGCCTGGCAGTACAGGAACAACGCCTGCGCGCCCGCCTGGCCCTGGGCCGCCACAACGAAGTCATCGCCGAACTCCGCGCGCTCGTCACCGAACACCCGCTGCGCGAAGAACTCTGGCACCACCTGATCACGGCGTTGCGCGACGCGGGCCGCACCACCGAAGCCGCGGAAGCGTACGAGCTGGTCGAGCAAACCCTCGCCGACGAACTGTCCGCGAGCCCCGGCGCCGCCCTCCGCGAACTCCGCACGACTCTCGAAGTCCCGTGCGGCAAAGTCCCGCCGATCTGCCAGCTTCCCTTGGACCTGCCGGATTTCACCGGCCGCGGCGAAGTAACCGAGCGTCTGGTCGCGAAACTCCGCCACCACGCCGAAGCGGAACGCCCCGCGGTCGTCGTCCTGTCCGGTCCGCCCGGCATCGGCAAATCCTCCATCGCCGTACGGGTAGCGCACGCGGTCCGCACCGTTTTCCCGGACGGACAGTTGCATGTGGACCTGGCCGGAACGTCGTCGTCCCCGCGCTCGCCGATGAGCGTGCTGGCCGAACTCCTGCGCGCACTGGGCATCCCCGATTCCGGCCTTCCCCGGGACCTGGCCGAACGCGCCGCGCTCCTGCGTTCCCAGCTCACCGGACGCCGCATGTGTGTCGTCCTGGACGACGCGGGCAGCGCCGCCCAAGTACGCCCGCTGCTTCCCGGCGCGGGCGCGTGCGCGGTGCTGGTCACCAGCCGAATCCGGCTGCCCGACCTGGCCGGAGCCGTCCCGGTGGACGTCGACCTCCTGCCCGAACCGGAAGCCGCGCGGCTGCTGGAAGGCATCGTCGGCCACGAACGAGTCGCCGCCGAACCCGAGGACGCCGCGGCGATCCTGCGCCAATGCGGGCATCTGCCGCTGGCGATCCGGGTGGCCGGAGCCAAGCTCACGCACCGGCCGGCCTGGTCGCTGCGCATCCTCGCCGACCGTCTCCACGACGAGCACCGCCGCCTGGACGAACTGCGCGTCGGAGACCTGGCCGTCCGGGCCAGCGTGACCCTGAGCTACGACCTCCTGCCGATGTCCGCCGCCGCGGCCTTCCGCCGTCTCGGTGCGCTGGGACCGGTGCAATTCCCCGCCTGGGCGGTCGCCGCCGTCCTGGGCCGGCAGTCCGCCGACGACGTCCTCGACGTGCTCGTCGACGCGCACCTGGTGGAACTGGTCGCCACCGACGTCGCGGGCCAGCCGCGCTACCGCCTGCACGATCTCCTGCGCGTCTACGCCGCGGAGCTGGCCGAGCCCGACGAAACCCGCGCCGCGCTCGGCCGCGTGCTGGAGGGTTATCTGGCGCTGGCGGTAGAAGCCGCCGAACGCATGCCGATCCACTTCTTCGGCCAGTACCACGACGACACCGACCTCACCCTGCCGCCGGAAGCGGACCGCCTCCTGACCGACCCCGCCGCCTGGTTCGCCGCCGAACGCGCCACCTGCGTCGCCGCCGTCGGGCTCGCCGCCGAACACGGTTTCGACGACCTGACCTGGCGGCTCACCGTCGCTCTCACGCCGTACTTCGACCTGCGCGGCCACCAGGACGACTGGCACGCCACCCACCTGATCGCCCTGGAAGCCGCCCGCCGGGCGGGCGCGATCCGCGGCGAGGCAGTCGTCCAGCGCAACCTCGGCCAAGTCCTGCTGTACCAAGACAACGACGCGGACGCGATGGTCGCCTTCGAAGCCGCCCGCGAGCTGTACCAACAGATCGGCGACCAGCAAGGACTCGGCGAGGCCTACGCCGGTCTCGGCACCGTGCTGCGAATGCAAGGCCAAACCGACCGTGCGCTCGAACCCTGCCACGAAGCGCTCCGGCTGTTCGGAGAAGCGGGCGACCCGCACGGCGAAGCGGTCATCCGGATCGCGATCGGCTCGATCTGGGTCGCGCGCAAGTGCTACGCGACCGCGCGCCGGTGGTACACCGACGCGCTCGAGCTGTCCTGCGAAATCGGTGACCGGCACCGGGAAGCCCATGCGCTGCAACGGCTCGGGCTTCTGCACCAGCGCGAGGGCAACCTCGCCGAGGCCCGCGAACACGTCACGCGCGCCATCGCGGTCTTCACCGATCTCGGCGACGACCACTGCGTCGGCTACGCGAACCAGAACCTGGGCGAATTGTGCCTGTACAGCGGCGATCTCGCGCACGCGCAGCTGCTGCTGGTGAACTCGCTGAGCGTGCACCGCCGCAACGGAGACCGCCGCTCCGAAGCCCACGCCTCCCAGCTCCTCGGCGAACTCCACTCCGCGCTCAGCCAGCCCGAACGGTCCCGCAGCTACGCCGAACGCGCGCGGGCCATCCGCCGCGAGCTGTCCGCCGACGCCCCGGCCGACGAACGGCCGCGCAAAACCGGACCGCACCGGATCGTGTCCGCCTGA
- a CDS encoding protease pro-enzyme activation domain-containing protein translates to MFLSLAVVGGLAASPAVASAQGRADIPQSHPVWANPQSKVADTAGSSTMDFRVYLNLKDQGAAEAAAQSVSDPNSRNYRHYLSPDQVRDQFAATDQTVSAVKNWLSASGFSIGEVPSNRAYVEATGTADQVQRAFAVTLGKYQVKGQTLRAADKDLSVPASLANDVLGVIGVDQATNLFKPDHTDGADPSAKKQSRVQGSPSTAPPSNGFRNSGPCSAYYGEKTDTTDPAYNGKQLPYAPCGYTPAQLRSAYGLDQVAQFGADGRGTTIAIVDAFASPTIYADASEYAKRNDPAHPLTKQQFKQHIFPSNPVLEGPDQCDASGWYGEETLDVEAAHGLAPGADILYVGGQDCEDLSLDTALNYVVAGHKADIISNSYGDTGEDIPAAEVKVFNHISMQAVLEGIGVYFSSGDNGDEVARLGTPSPDFSASAPWVTAVGGTSLAVGKDGKRIFETGWETGKSTLTNGVYTPAFPGAFNGGAGGGTSRLFGQPFYQKGIVPDALSTKNQTGGAKGRVVPDISAVADPNTGFLVGQTQTFPDGVYYDQYRIGGTSLASPVFAGVMAVADSLDHFHHGFINPVLYQLTSRTSAIHDVQHVDGAVQRVDFANGVDASAGLKTSARVLDYPNLTIHTTKGYDDVTGLGSPNGVAFLLLV, encoded by the coding sequence ATGTTTCTTTCGCTTGCGGTGGTCGGCGGTTTAGCCGCTTCGCCTGCCGTGGCGTCGGCTCAGGGGCGGGCGGACATTCCGCAATCGCATCCGGTCTGGGCCAATCCTCAGTCCAAGGTGGCCGACACCGCTGGGTCGTCCACTATGGACTTTCGGGTTTACTTGAACCTCAAGGACCAGGGCGCGGCCGAGGCCGCCGCGCAGTCGGTGTCCGATCCGAACAGCCGGAATTACCGGCATTATCTGTCGCCGGATCAGGTGCGGGACCAGTTCGCGGCTACCGACCAGACCGTGTCCGCGGTCAAGAACTGGCTGTCCGCAAGCGGATTCAGCATCGGCGAGGTGCCGTCCAACCGGGCGTACGTCGAGGCGACCGGTACCGCCGATCAGGTGCAGCGCGCGTTCGCGGTGACCTTGGGCAAGTACCAGGTCAAGGGACAGACGTTGCGCGCGGCGGACAAGGACCTGTCCGTTCCGGCCTCGCTGGCGAACGACGTGCTCGGCGTGATCGGCGTCGACCAGGCGACGAACCTGTTCAAGCCGGACCACACCGACGGCGCGGACCCGAGCGCGAAGAAGCAGTCGCGCGTGCAGGGCAGCCCGTCGACCGCGCCGCCCAGCAACGGGTTCCGCAATTCCGGGCCGTGCAGTGCTTACTACGGCGAGAAGACCGACACGACCGACCCGGCGTACAACGGCAAGCAGCTTCCGTACGCGCCGTGCGGTTACACGCCCGCGCAGTTGCGTTCGGCGTACGGCCTGGACCAGGTCGCGCAGTTCGGCGCGGACGGTCGCGGCACCACGATCGCCATCGTGGACGCCTTCGCTTCGCCGACGATCTACGCCGACGCCTCGGAGTACGCCAAGCGCAACGACCCGGCGCACCCGCTGACCAAGCAGCAGTTCAAGCAGCACATCTTCCCGTCGAACCCGGTGCTCGAAGGGCCGGACCAGTGCGACGCTTCCGGCTGGTACGGCGAGGAGACCCTGGATGTCGAGGCCGCGCACGGGCTCGCGCCGGGGGCGGACATCCTGTACGTCGGCGGGCAGGACTGTGAAGACCTGTCGCTGGACACCGCGCTGAACTATGTCGTCGCGGGGCACAAGGCCGACATCATCTCCAACTCCTACGGCGACACCGGCGAGGACATCCCGGCCGCCGAGGTCAAGGTGTTCAACCACATCTCGATGCAGGCGGTGCTCGAGGGCATCGGCGTGTACTTCTCCTCCGGCGACAACGGGGACGAGGTCGCCCGCCTCGGCACGCCGTCGCCGGACTTCTCCGCTTCGGCTCCGTGGGTGACCGCGGTCGGCGGCACGTCGCTGGCGGTCGGCAAGGACGGCAAGCGGATCTTCGAAACCGGGTGGGAGACCGGCAAGTCGACGCTGACCAACGGCGTCTACACCCCGGCGTTCCCCGGCGCCTTCAACGGCGGCGCGGGCGGCGGCACGAGCCGGCTGTTCGGCCAGCCCTTCTACCAGAAGGGAATCGTGCCGGACGCGCTGTCCACGAAGAACCAGACCGGCGGCGCGAAGGGCCGCGTGGTCCCGGACATCTCCGCGGTCGCCGACCCCAACACCGGCTTCCTGGTCGGCCAGACGCAGACCTTCCCGGACGGCGTCTACTACGACCAGTACCGGATCGGCGGCACGAGCCTCGCGTCGCCGGTGTTCGCGGGCGTGATGGCGGTGGCCGACAGCCTCGACCACTTCCACCACGGCTTCATCAACCCGGTGCTGTACCAGCTGACGTCGCGCACGTCGGCGATCCACGACGTCCAGCACGTCGACGGCGCGGTGCAGCGCGTGGACTTCGCCAACGGCGTCGACGCCTCGGCGGGGCTGAAGACCTCCGCCCGGGTGCTCGACTACCCGAACCTGACGATCCACACGACCAAGGGCTACGACGACGTGACGGGCCTCGGCTCGCCGAACGGAGTGGCGTTCCTGTTGCTGGTGTGA
- a CDS encoding MFS transporter, translated as MGEAPLRHRAFAIFYAGRLVSLLGSAMTPVALAFAVLGSSRGPTDLGVVLAAGIVPLLAFLLVGGAVGDRFPRNRVLRLSNLGAGAAQLVAAAILLTGNYSLAALAVTEFLGGICTAFTTPALRGIVPQIVPPDSLRQANSLLGTSKNLTKVAGPAAAGVLVGTVGGGWAIAVDGVSFVLAALLYQLVTLPPAKHTVQDSVLHSVRTGWRQFWSIPWLWRVATAFTVYNVVFTGGWLVLGPGIARDTIGATGWGVVLSVRAVGALLAGLVMYRVAPRRLLPVGLASAALTALPLFALGLHAGVVLLAGATFVAGFCAGVLAVAWDTTMQENIPGHSLSRMAAFDDFGSYAGIPVGELLAGPLGAAFGAPQVVLVGGIVLVVTALSPLRSAAVRALRHPPVRVP; from the coding sequence ATGGGGGAAGCACCGTTGCGCCATCGCGCGTTCGCGATTTTCTACGCCGGACGGCTGGTCTCGCTGCTGGGCAGCGCCATGACCCCGGTCGCCCTGGCCTTCGCCGTGCTGGGCAGCAGCCGCGGCCCGACCGACCTCGGCGTCGTGCTCGCCGCCGGGATCGTCCCGCTGCTGGCGTTCCTGCTCGTCGGCGGCGCGGTCGGCGACCGGTTCCCGCGCAACCGCGTGCTGCGGCTGTCGAACCTCGGCGCGGGCGCCGCGCAACTGGTCGCCGCGGCCATCCTGCTCACCGGCAACTACTCGCTGGCCGCCCTCGCGGTCACCGAGTTCCTCGGCGGGATCTGCACCGCGTTCACCACCCCGGCGCTGCGCGGGATCGTGCCGCAGATCGTCCCGCCGGACTCGCTGCGCCAGGCGAACTCGCTGCTGGGCACCAGCAAGAACCTCACGAAGGTGGCCGGTCCCGCCGCCGCCGGCGTGCTGGTCGGCACGGTCGGCGGGGGCTGGGCGATCGCCGTCGACGGCGTGTCGTTCGTGCTCGCCGCCCTGCTGTACCAGCTCGTCACGCTGCCCCCGGCGAAGCACACTGTGCAAGACAGCGTCTTGCACAGTGTGCGAACCGGCTGGCGGCAGTTCTGGAGCATCCCGTGGCTGTGGCGGGTGGCGACGGCGTTCACCGTCTACAACGTCGTCTTCACCGGCGGCTGGCTGGTGCTCGGGCCGGGCATCGCGCGGGACACGATCGGCGCGACCGGATGGGGCGTCGTGTTGAGCGTGCGTGCGGTGGGCGCGCTGCTGGCCGGGCTGGTGATGTACCGCGTCGCGCCGCGCCGCCTGCTGCCAGTGGGCTTGGCGAGCGCGGCGCTGACCGCGCTGCCGCTGTTCGCGCTCGGCCTGCACGCGGGGGTCGTGCTGCTGGCCGGGGCGACGTTCGTCGCCGGGTTTTGCGCGGGCGTGCTGGCCGTCGCCTGGGACACGACGATGCAGGAGAACATCCCGGGCCATTCGCTGTCGAGGATGGCCGCGTTCGACGACTTCGGCTCGTACGCGGGCATTCCGGTCGGCGAATTGCTCGCCGGACCGCTCGGCGCCGCGTTCGGCGCCCCGCAGGTGGTGCTCGTCGGCGGGATCGTCCTCGTTGTCACCGCGCTGTCCCCGCTGCGCTCGGCCGCCGTCCGCGCGCTGCGGCATCCGCCGGTCCGCGTGCCGTGA